The genomic segment CGGATTTTGGCTGACATATTTTCGGGAAATCGGTTAGCGAGCGCTCGCAGAAAAAGCGCGCTGAAAAATGCAGCGAGAACGGTGCGCGCATCCGGCGGCTCGCGCGGCCGGCCAATCGTCGGATGATAGGCGGACGGATCGATTGGCCGATTGCGCGGCGCGACGGAAAGCGGTGCGAAGCGAATGCGCTACGGCTCGCTCATCGCCAGCCTTCGATCGAAAGCCCGCTGTGATGCGCGGCTTCTTCGCGCGACACGCGGCGCACCGTCTGGCCGAACGTCCAGACGTGCCGCTCCGGGTCGCGCGCGCGATACGTGCGGTCGCCGTAGAACTGATCGGCGGGCTCCTGCAGGATCACGGCGCCCGCGGCGCGGGCCCGTTCGCAATGCGCGTCGATGTCGGATTGGAGTTGCACGTGCACGCACTGCGTATTCTTGCCGTCGAGCGACTCGGGGCTGACCGCGAAGTCGCTCCAGCCGCCCGCGCCGATCATCACGATGCCGTCGCCGAACGACATCTCGGCGTGCGCGATGCGCCCTTGCGCATCGCTGACGACGACGCAGC from the Burkholderia humptydooensis genome contains:
- a CDS encoding VOC family protein; the encoded protein is MNATSHRPSLSSAVFYRDPRAALEWLERAFGFARCVVVSDAQGRIAHAEMSFGDGIVMIGAGGWSDFAVSPESLDGKNTQCVHVQLQSDIDAHCERARAAGAVILQEPADQFYGDRTYRARDPERHVWTFGQTVRRVSREEAAHHSGLSIEGWR